Proteins from a single region of Macaca nemestrina isolate mMacNem1 chromosome 13, mMacNem.hap1, whole genome shotgun sequence:
- the LOC105465284 gene encoding bifunctional methylenetetrahydrofolate dehydrogenase/cyclohydrolase, mitochondrial, whose protein sequence is MAATSFMSALAARLLQPAHSCSLRPRPFHLAAVRNEAVVISGRKLAQEIKQEVRQEVEEWVASGNKRPHLSVILVGENPASHSYVLNKTRAAADVGINSETIVKPASISEEELLNLINKLNNDDNVDGLLVQLPLPEHIDERRICNAVSPDKDVDGFHVINVGRMCLDQYSMLPATPWGVWEIIKRTGIPTLGKNVVVAGRSKNVGMPIAMLLHTDGAHERPGGDATVTISHRYTPKEQLKKHTILADIVISAAGIPNLITADMIKEGAAVIDVGINRVHDPVTAKPKLVGDVDFEGVRQKAGYITPVPGGVGPMTVAMLMKNTIIAAKKVLRLEEREVLKSKELGVATN, encoded by the exons AAATGAAGCTGTTGTCATTTCTGGAAGGAAACTGGCCCAGGAGATCAAGCAGGAAGTGCGGCAGGAGGTAGAAGAGTGGGTGGCCTCAGGCAACAAGCGGCCACACCTGAGCGTGATCCTGGTTGGTGAGAATCCTGCAAGTCACTCCTACGTCCTCAACAAAACCAGGGCAGCTGCAGATGTGG GAATAAACAGTGAGACAATTGTGAAACCAGCTTCAATTTCAGAGGAAGAATTGTTGAATTTAATCAATAAACtgaataatgatgataatgtaGATGGCCTCCTTGTTCAGCTGCCTCTTCCAG AGCATATTGATGAGAGAAGGATCTGCAATGCTGTTTCTCCAGACAAGGATGTTGATGGCTTTCATGTAATTAATGTAGGGCGAATGTGTTTGGACCAGTATTCCATGTTACCGGCTACCCCATGGGGTGTTTGGGAAATAATTAAGCGAACTG gtATTCCAACCTTAGGGAAGAATGTGGTTGTGGCTGGAAGGTCAAAAAATGTTGGAATGCCCATTGCAATGTTACTGCACACAGATGGGGCGCATGAACGTCCCGGAG GTGATGCCACTGTTACAATATCTCATCGATATACTCCCAAAGAGCAGTTGAAGAAACATACAATTCTTGCAGATATTGTAATATCTGCTGCAG GTATTCCAAATCTGATCACAGCAGATATGATCAAGGAAGGAGCAGCAGTCATTGATGTGGGAATAAATAGAGTTCATGATCCTGTAACTGCCAAACCCAAGTTGGTTGGAGATGTGGATTTTGAAG GAGTCAGACAAAAAGCCGGGTATATCACTCCAGTTCCTGGAGGTGTTGGCCCCATGACAGTGGCAATGCTAATGAAGAATACCATTATTGCTGCAAAAAAGGTGCTGAGGCTTGAAGAGCGAGAAGTGCTGAAGTCTAAAGAGCTTGGAGTAGCCACTAATTAA